The sequence TTTTGGTTTTTGACACTTCCTGGCCAGTTGGTTATGTTACCTGGCTTGTGATTGGCTTAAAAGCCGCAATATTACTATTCGACTGTTTCATTGGCTCATTAATCCAAGATGTCCGCGCCCATGAGCGGTAAGTTTGGATTTTTTTGCTAGTCATTTCTTCGGGATTTCCTTTTAAACCAGCCAGCAACGAGTCAAAAGCTCCCGTCTCCGTTTACAAATCTGATCACAGGAGATTGGCACAGGGGTCTGATGCAGATTTATTTTAATCCTAGGCTTACTGTCCGCTTTCCTTTTCTTGTAAAAAATAGCCTAAAATTTAAAACACTCTGATTTTAGACCCGTGCCTAGCTATTTACCCCTAATCAAAGAATTGTTAAAAGTCTCCTTTtactttaaaaataaaaatagacaTTAGGGCCTATTTGTTCGAAAATACAAGAAGGAGAGTGAGAAAGAGACTGTTgactgatttattttcaggtgtTTGTCAGTCTATAATCGGAATGACTACCGCCGCCAGTAGAACTCTGCTTGTTCATCGCGGTGAAGTCGTAGCCATCGATGTTTGTCCCGTCGAACGAAAACTGAAAGGGACCTGGCTGAAATACGACGTAGAGAAACACGAATGGAAACGAGTTTGCGATCGCGTTGTCGGTTTGCCATCCCGAGCTAAACAAGATACTCAGTACTATATTCTCACGACGAACACTATACTGGAATCATCGACTGGATTACGATTGCCGACTATATTGCTTACGGAACAACCGAAGAATTTAGAATTCAGTTTTGGATCGGctataaactttcaagttattTCCGTCACTTCGCGGAGAAATTTTATCGAATTCGGCGAGTTTTTCGCCAAGAACAATAGCAACATAAACCCGCTGGATATGAAGTATTATATACTGGATGGGCCTAAAGTGCTGTTCGCTTCGGGGCATACGGTTTATTTGGCTCAAAGCGATGCGAAAAAAACGGGGAAATTTGTGGCGAACTTTCGAAAGATTTCATCCGACGTCGGCAAACTGAAGAACATCGATTATCTTTGGTGCGCGTCCGAGACGCACGAAAAAATTCGACTGCTTTGCAGCGGTCAACTTGTCACCGATCCGTCGTCGCATAAATCGTTATTAGTGACTCTAACTTGCGGTGAAAAGGCCGGAGAATTCACCTGTGTTACGACTGATGGCAATAGGGTGCTACAACACATATATGCTGGTATTGTTTCTTGTCTACATGTATCAATGGCTCAAAGTAGCGATCGCTTTTCGGCAACTGTACTGACGAACAAAGGACAACTGTTAAATTTTGATAACGGAAAACTTGTTACTTtcaaaaatgttgatattttcactgGAAAATGTCATATCAATCATCTAGAGACCTATGATGAAAGCTATTTTGTCATACATGATTCTAAACAGAATGTGGGTCTATTTGATGTCAGTAGCCTGCAGAAGGTATAGCTTAAGATTTAACATTTATAAAATCAGTCACCTCTTCGTAATGTATTTGTACACAATTAAGTGGTTCCTAGAAATACCAACTTTGGGACCCATTTCCGCAGTTGTGAGATTTGTCTTGAATTACCCGGTAGTTGATTTGAGCTTaaagtcacaactgtggaactgggggCAAGTAAATCTGTAAATTGTTATAACCATTCAAACTTCGGATTGAATCATTAGTTTACATTGGATATTTGCATCCATTTCTAGAGCATCGTAGGATGGCAACCTGATTCTTATGAACACATGATAATCGGTGATTTCCTTCGACTGGGAAGTGATCAACTACTGCTATGTTCAACTGATGAAGAATCAGATGATGGGAGTATTGTATTCAACAAATTCATTTTAACCGATCTTGGACGCTTTCATATAAGTTCCCAggtaaattcatattcatgtgGAATAACTTCCACCACAGCCGACTAACAATTTCATcataaaatgtattttcaatgTACATGTGTTGGATTTGAAGGCCGACACTGCTGCAGAACAGGATTCAGTAGATGAGGGAACGCATAAAGCTGTTTCTGCATTACAAGCTCGTCAGCAGGTACCATATTACATGACTTTTGATCTCTCAGTATTTCCTTACAAAGATTTGGCCAGCAACCAAGTCAATAATCTGATCCTGGTCAGAAAACTGTTATTATGTTAACTCTGTTAATAGGTTGGGTTGAGATCTTTGAATGAGACGGAGAAATTGTGTCAGGAAAAACTTTCAGTTATCTACAAAACTTGCAAAAACATGCACAAAATGGTCCTTGGGGAAGAATTCATGGAAAAGGTCAGACCTGTGTTCATCAATAATGTTGTTCAAAGTCATCCTCGTCGATTTAGCGAAgcaaaaatgtttgttttgttcTTGTGATTTCCAGGGTGCTACATTGGTTATTTTGGACTCTTGTCAGAAGATAATTAAggataagtggataataattCTTGATATACAAAATCAGTCAAGCGGGTAAAGATTACTTGATACGCATATCATCTCAGTGAAACTTGGTTAACTCATCCTCATCAAATAAGTGGTCACATCCTTTAAGCTATCACTattttttagtttcaatttgtgttccaattcaattttactaattgtaaGTTGTCATTTGGATAGGGCATCAACATAATGACGGTCCCAATTGTGATGAcaagtttgactgtattagtTACTTGATCGTAAAGTACTCACCTTATTATCGTCCTCAGTGTCCATAGTTCCTATACTTGTGTACACGTATGCCGTAGGTCCTGCTAAaacgaaaatcaatttttctttttacttCTTTTGTGCATAAAATAGCCCAAAACTCttatctgaaatgataaactAGCTATCGTTATctgtaaaaacaaaaatattccacAGACCTTCGATTTTTGCACATCCT is a genomic window of Tubulanus polymorphus chromosome 5, tnTubPoly1.2, whole genome shotgun sequence containing:
- the LOC141906399 gene encoding uncharacterized protein LOC141906399, which gives rise to MTTAASRTLLVHRGEVVAIDVCPVERKLKGTWLKYDVEKHEWKRVCDRVVGLPSRAKQDTQYYILTTNTILESSTGLRLPTILLTEQPKNLEFSFGSAINFQVISVTSRRNFIEFGEFFAKNNSNINPLDMKYYILDGPKVLFASGHTVYLAQSDAKKTGKFVANFRKISSDVGKLKNIDYLWCASETHEKIRLLCSGQLVTDPSSHKSLLVTLTCGEKAGEFTCVTTDGNRVLQHIYAGIVSCLHVSMAQSSDRFSATVLTNKGQLLNFDNGKLVTFKNVDIFTGKCHINHLETYDESYFVIHDSKQNVGLFDVSSLQKSIVGWQPDSYEHMIIGDFLRLGSDQLLLCSTDEESDDGSIVFNKFILTDLGRFHISSQADTAAEQDSVDEGTHKAVSALQARQQVGLRSLNETEKLCQEKLSVIYKTCKNMHKMVLGEEFMEKGATLVILDSCQKIIKDKWIIILDIQNQSSGTVRSLSVSLVPNQRSEIESYCTNTEQTAMTTSYSVPDATDPNYQPSKKLKTMTETTKRSSDTVKVGEMTTVVCVSDLPSFIGSDSVNCDLLLAWTNDCTNIAHSSIAGNVCISVSDIADEKMFVDVSQKLIGRRNIEALDAVQMCVTVEVSSTFTPIQGISKISTQDMNMVYKYQEQCYVYESKPGLELSRVKIISYSKQALELCIYVWNLQQLTVMVHSLYKFLPDSVTISQKQSPDLLKNTVEAISREASLFKKLLEKNLSDQNRRHESMEVDEEVAGDIVSKTRVEFEKRRSMVNENRGVLELNSTNEMNDYLRQAQLETDSSLSLLLKQ